The Achromobacter deleyi genome has a window encoding:
- the acs gene encoding acetate--CoA ligase has translation MSNAIESVLVETRVFPPPERAAQGAAIPSMDAYNALCAQVENDFDGFWAGQARDNLQWTKPFTQVLDESDAPFYRWFGDGELNVSANCLDVHLTNGNADKTAIIFETDDGRVDKISYRELLARVCRFANGLAALGYKKGDRAIIYMPMSIEAVVAMQACARLGVTHSVVFGGFSAKSLQERIVDVGASLVITADEQVRGGKTIPLKPAVEEAIAMGGCEAITKVVVYRRTGGKVQWTEGRDLWMHDVEAGQPDTCEPVPVNAEHPLFILYTSGSTGKPKGVQHSSAGYLLWALLTVKWTFDARKDDVYWCTADVGWVTGHTYITYGPLAAGLTQIVFEGVPTYPNAGRFWDMIARHKVTTFYTAPTAIRSLIKAAEAAPEAHPQNYDLDSLRIIGTVGEPINPEAWIWYHKNVGRERCPIVDTWWQTETGGHMITPLPGATPTKPGSCTLPLPGIAAAIVDETGGDVEKGNGGFLVIKRPWPAMIRNIWGDPERFKKSYFPSELRGYYLAGDGAQRDADGYFWIMGRIDDVLNVSGHRLGTMEVESALVAHEMVAEAAVVGRPDDTTGEAVVAFVVLKRSRPEGEEAQAIAKQLRDWVAKEIGPIAKPKDIRFGDNLPKTRSGKIMRRLLRVVAKGEEVTQDVSTLENPAILDQLSKPL, from the coding sequence ATGTCGAACGCTATTGAGTCCGTACTGGTGGAAACCCGCGTCTTTCCGCCGCCCGAGCGCGCGGCGCAGGGCGCCGCGATTCCCAGCATGGATGCCTACAACGCGCTGTGTGCGCAGGTCGAGAACGATTTCGACGGATTCTGGGCCGGGCAGGCCCGCGACAACCTGCAGTGGACCAAGCCGTTCACGCAGGTCCTGGACGAATCCGACGCGCCGTTCTACCGCTGGTTCGGCGATGGCGAATTGAACGTTTCGGCCAATTGCCTGGACGTGCACCTGACCAACGGCAACGCCGACAAGACCGCCATCATCTTTGAAACCGACGACGGCAGGGTCGACAAGATCAGCTACCGCGAACTGCTGGCGCGCGTGTGCCGCTTCGCCAACGGGCTGGCCGCGCTGGGCTACAAGAAGGGCGACCGCGCCATCATCTACATGCCCATGTCGATCGAGGCCGTCGTGGCCATGCAGGCTTGCGCCCGCCTGGGCGTGACGCACTCGGTGGTGTTCGGCGGCTTCTCGGCCAAGAGCCTGCAGGAGCGCATCGTGGACGTGGGCGCGTCGCTGGTCATCACCGCCGACGAGCAGGTGCGGGGCGGCAAGACCATTCCGCTCAAGCCCGCGGTGGAAGAAGCCATCGCGATGGGCGGCTGCGAGGCGATCACCAAGGTGGTCGTGTATCGCCGGACCGGCGGCAAGGTGCAATGGACTGAAGGCCGCGACCTCTGGATGCATGATGTCGAAGCCGGCCAGCCCGACACCTGCGAGCCCGTGCCGGTCAACGCCGAGCACCCGCTGTTCATTCTTTACACCTCCGGGTCCACCGGCAAGCCCAAGGGCGTGCAGCATTCGTCGGCGGGCTACCTGCTGTGGGCGCTGCTGACGGTCAAGTGGACCTTCGACGCCCGCAAGGACGACGTCTACTGGTGCACCGCCGACGTGGGCTGGGTCACGGGCCATACCTACATCACCTACGGGCCGCTGGCCGCGGGGCTGACGCAGATCGTCTTCGAAGGCGTGCCGACCTACCCGAATGCCGGCCGTTTCTGGGACATGATCGCGCGCCACAAGGTCACCACGTTCTACACGGCGCCCACCGCGATCCGCTCGCTGATCAAGGCGGCCGAGGCCGCGCCCGAAGCGCATCCGCAGAACTACGACCTGGACAGCCTGCGCATCATCGGCACGGTGGGCGAGCCCATCAATCCCGAAGCCTGGATCTGGTATCACAAGAACGTGGGCCGCGAGCGCTGCCCCATCGTCGATACCTGGTGGCAGACGGAAACCGGCGGCCATATGATCACGCCGCTGCCAGGCGCCACGCCGACCAAGCCGGGTTCATGCACGCTGCCGCTGCCGGGCATCGCCGCGGCCATCGTCGACGAGACCGGCGGCGACGTCGAGAAGGGCAATGGCGGGTTCCTGGTCATCAAGCGGCCGTGGCCCGCGATGATCCGCAACATCTGGGGCGACCCCGAGCGTTTCAAGAAGAGCTATTTCCCGTCGGAACTGCGTGGTTACTACCTGGCCGGCGACGGCGCGCAGCGCGATGCGGACGGCTACTTCTGGATCATGGGCCGCATCGACGATGTCCTGAACGTATCGGGCCACCGCCTGGGCACGATGGAAGTCGAATCGGCGCTGGTGGCGCACGAGATGGTGGCGGAAGCCGCGGTCGTGGGCCGTCCCGACGACACGACCGGCGAGGCCGTCGTGGCCTTCGTGGTGCTCAAGCGTTCGCGTCCCGAGGGCGAAGAGGCGCAAGCCATCGCCAAGCAGCTGCGCGACTGGGTGGCCAAGGAAATCGGTCCCATCGCCAAGCCCAAGGACATCCGCTTCGGCGACAACCTGCCCAAGACCCGTTCCGGCAAGATCATGCGCCGCCTGCTGCGCGTGGTCGCCAAGGGCGAGGAAGTCACGCAGGACGTCTCCACGCTGGAAAATCCCGCCATCCTGGACCAGTTGTCCAAGCCCCTGTAA
- a CDS encoding MFS transporter, with product MSQALPPETPAGVSAQNTGAGDASPLNPGVAKREVWAWAMYDFANSGYTTVILTAVFSTYFVGVVGGRAPWATLAWTAALSLSYLLIMLTMPTLGARADARASKRRLLYTSTAGCVAATLVLTQAGPGDVWLALAAIVVSNYCYCVGESVVAAFLPELAKPAALGRVSGWGWSFGYCGGMLTLGLSLVVVTLAEARGATAEHFVPWVIVVTCTVFALAALPSFFLLRERARPQAGKQEALHMLKRLAYAWRETGQHFPEFRRLLMCIACYQAGISVVITLAAVYASEVMGFTTPQIMLLVFTVNIGAAVGAFSFGYVQDRIGHKPALAITLAGWIVMVLVAYAAVTAPVFWIAATLAGLCMGTTQSAGRAMTGALAPAGRLAEFYSLWTFAVQLAAVIGPLTYGLVTWATHGNHRLAILVTGLFFVGGLLLLSRVDMKGGLARRTA from the coding sequence ATGAGCCAGGCGCTGCCGCCGGAAACGCCGGCCGGCGTTTCCGCGCAGAACACCGGGGCAGGGGACGCGAGTCCCCTGAACCCCGGGGTGGCCAAACGCGAAGTCTGGGCCTGGGCCATGTACGACTTCGCGAACTCCGGCTACACCACCGTGATCCTCACGGCGGTTTTCAGCACCTATTTCGTCGGCGTGGTCGGCGGGCGCGCCCCGTGGGCCACCTTGGCCTGGACCGCGGCGCTGTCGCTGTCCTATCTGCTCATCATGCTGACCATGCCCACCCTGGGCGCCCGCGCCGATGCGCGCGCGAGCAAGCGCCGCCTGCTCTACACAAGCACGGCGGGCTGCGTGGCGGCCACCCTGGTGCTGACGCAGGCCGGGCCGGGCGACGTGTGGCTGGCGCTGGCCGCCATCGTCGTGTCCAACTATTGCTATTGCGTGGGGGAGTCCGTGGTCGCGGCCTTCCTGCCGGAGCTGGCCAAGCCCGCGGCGCTGGGGCGCGTGTCGGGCTGGGGCTGGAGCTTCGGCTATTGCGGCGGCATGCTCACGCTGGGCCTGTCGCTGGTCGTGGTGACGCTGGCCGAGGCCCGCGGCGCGACGGCCGAACACTTCGTGCCCTGGGTCATCGTCGTCACCTGCACGGTGTTCGCGCTGGCGGCGCTGCCTTCCTTTTTCCTGCTGCGCGAACGCGCCCGGCCGCAGGCCGGCAAGCAGGAAGCGCTGCACATGCTCAAGCGCCTGGCCTATGCCTGGCGCGAGACCGGGCAGCACTTCCCCGAATTCCGCCGTCTGCTCATGTGCATCGCCTGCTACCAGGCGGGCATTTCCGTCGTGATCACGCTGGCGGCGGTCTACGCCTCGGAGGTCATGGGCTTCACCACGCCACAGATCATGCTGCTGGTGTTCACCGTGAACATCGGCGCGGCGGTGGGGGCGTTCTCGTTCGGCTATGTGCAGGACCGCATCGGCCACAAGCCGGCGCTGGCCATCACGCTGGCCGGCTGGATCGTGATGGTGCTGGTGGCCTACGCGGCCGTGACGGCGCCGGTGTTCTGGATCGCCGCCACGCTGGCCGGGCTCTGCATGGGCACCACCCAGAGCGCGGGCCGGGCGATGACAGGCGCGCTGGCGCCCGCCGGACGACTGGCCGAGTTCTATTCGCTGTGGACCTTCGCGGTGCAGCTTGCCGCGGTGATCGGTCCGCTGACCTATGGCCTGGTGACCTGGGCCACGCACGGCAACCACCGCCTGGCCATTCTGGTCACAGGCCTGTTCTTCGTGGGCGGACTGCTTCTTCTGTCGCGCGTGGACATGAAGGGCGGCCTGGCGCGGCGGACCGCCTGA
- a CDS encoding heme-binding protein: MKTKPVLSAEDVKKILAAAEAHALQNKWAVTIAVTDDGGHLLGMLRLDDAAPISSHIAPAKAKTAALGRRESRVYEEIINNGRYSFLSAPLIEGMLEGGVPVVADGQVVGAVGVSGVKSTEDAQIAQAGIAALGL, encoded by the coding sequence ATGAAAACCAAACCCGTGCTGAGCGCCGAAGACGTCAAGAAGATTCTGGCTGCGGCCGAAGCACACGCCTTGCAGAACAAGTGGGCCGTCACCATCGCCGTGACCGACGACGGCGGCCATCTGCTGGGCATGCTGCGCCTGGACGACGCGGCCCCCATCTCTTCGCACATCGCTCCCGCCAAGGCCAAGACCGCCGCGCTGGGCCGTCGCGAATCGCGCGTCTACGAAGAGATCATCAACAACGGCCGCTACTCGTTCCTGTCCGCGCCCTTGATCGAAGGCATGCTGGAAGGCGGCGTGCCGGTCGTGGCCGACGGCCAGGTCGTGGGCGCAGTGGGCGTATCGGGCGTGAAGTCCACCGAAGACGCGCAGATCGCGCAAGCAGGCATCGCCGCGCTGGGCCTATGA
- a CDS encoding propionate--CoA ligase — MSLKAYAQYQETKMQKTRDFHYRSVHDRDAFWREEASRIHWETPFESVLDFSRPPFAKWFVGGRTNLCYNAVDRWLPTQADHPALIWVSTEVDREHVYTRQDVFEEVNAAAAMLRELGVERGDRVLLYMPMVPEAVFTMLACARIGAVHSVVFGGFASVNLAQRIDDAAPKVVVCTDGGSRGGKVVPYKPLLDRALGLAKTPPASVVVFDRGLAPFEPVAGRDLDYATLRERHRGARVPVEWLESSEPSYILYTSGTTGRPKGVQRDTGGYAVALASSMEYLFNGRAGDTYFCTSDIGWVVGHSYIVYGPLIGGQATVLYEGTPVRPDGAILWKLVEQFEVNTLFSAPTAVRVLKRQDPALLKQHDLSSLRAVYLAGEPLDEPTAKWISEGLGKPIIDNYWQTESGWPILSAQPGVENVPTRYGSPSFPVYGFDARIVSESTGEDLGPDEKGVVAIVPPLPPGAMSTIWGDDERFVQTYFTSIPGREVYSTFDWGLVDADGYWFILGRTDDVINVAGHRLGTREIEESVNSHSGIAECAVVGVADALKGQVAMAFAVLKNPAAAETPEGAKQLEGDIMRLVEDQLGAVAKPARIRFVGALPKTRSGKVLRRAIVAVCEARDPGDLTTMEDPNALEQIKESLQ; from the coding sequence ATCAGCCTTAAGGCTTATGCACAATACCAGGAGACAAAAATGCAAAAAACCCGGGATTTCCATTACCGCTCGGTACATGACCGCGATGCATTCTGGCGCGAGGAGGCCAGCCGCATTCATTGGGAAACGCCTTTCGAGTCTGTCCTGGATTTCTCGCGCCCGCCATTCGCCAAGTGGTTCGTAGGCGGACGCACCAATCTTTGCTACAACGCCGTCGACCGCTGGCTGCCGACCCAGGCCGACCATCCCGCCCTGATCTGGGTGTCCACCGAAGTGGACCGCGAGCACGTCTACACGCGCCAGGATGTGTTCGAGGAGGTCAATGCGGCCGCCGCCATGCTGCGCGAGCTCGGCGTGGAGCGCGGCGACCGCGTGTTGCTCTACATGCCCATGGTGCCGGAAGCGGTGTTCACGATGCTGGCCTGCGCCCGGATCGGCGCGGTGCACTCCGTGGTGTTCGGCGGCTTTGCTTCGGTGAACCTGGCCCAGCGGATCGACGACGCGGCGCCCAAGGTGGTGGTTTGCACGGACGGCGGCTCCCGCGGCGGCAAGGTCGTGCCGTACAAGCCGTTGCTGGACCGCGCGCTGGGGCTGGCCAAGACGCCGCCGGCCTCGGTGGTGGTGTTTGACCGCGGCCTGGCGCCGTTCGAACCCGTGGCCGGGCGCGACCTGGACTACGCCACCCTGCGCGAACGCCATCGCGGCGCTCGGGTTCCCGTCGAGTGGCTGGAATCCTCCGAGCCCAGCTATATCCTCTATACGTCCGGCACGACGGGCCGCCCCAAGGGGGTGCAGCGCGACACCGGCGGCTATGCCGTGGCGCTGGCCTCGTCCATGGAATACCTGTTCAACGGCCGTGCCGGCGATACCTACTTCTGCACCAGCGATATCGGCTGGGTGGTGGGGCATTCCTATATCGTCTATGGGCCCCTGATCGGCGGCCAGGCGACTGTCCTGTATGAAGGCACGCCCGTGCGCCCCGACGGCGCGATCCTGTGGAAGCTGGTGGAGCAGTTCGAGGTGAACACCCTGTTCTCGGCGCCGACGGCGGTGCGTGTGCTCAAACGCCAGGATCCGGCGCTGCTCAAGCAGCACGACCTGTCATCCCTGCGCGCGGTCTACCTGGCGGGCGAGCCGCTGGACGAGCCCACGGCCAAATGGATTTCGGAAGGCTTGGGCAAGCCCATCATCGACAACTACTGGCAGACCGAATCCGGCTGGCCGATCCTGTCGGCCCAGCCCGGCGTGGAGAACGTGCCCACCCGCTACGGCAGCCCGTCATTCCCGGTCTACGGCTTTGATGCGCGCATCGTCAGCGAATCCACCGGCGAGGACCTCGGTCCGGACGAAAAAGGGGTGGTCGCCATCGTGCCGCCGCTTCCGCCCGGCGCGATGTCCACCATCTGGGGGGACGACGAGCGCTTCGTGCAGACCTACTTCACGTCCATTCCGGGCCGGGAGGTGTACTCCACGTTCGATTGGGGGCTGGTGGACGCGGACGGCTACTGGTTCATCCTGGGCCGCACGGACGATGTGATCAACGTGGCCGGCCATCGCCTGGGCACTCGCGAGATCGAGGAGTCGGTCAACAGCCACAGCGGGATCGCCGAATGCGCGGTGGTGGGCGTGGCCGACGCGCTCAAGGGCCAGGTCGCCATGGCCTTCGCCGTGCTGAAGAATCCCGCCGCGGCCGAAACGCCGGAAGGGGCAAAGCAGCTGGAAGGCGATATCATGCGGCTGGTGGAAGATCAGCTGGGAGCGGTGGCCAAGCCAGCCAGGATCCGGTTCGTGGGCGCCTTGCCCAAGACCCGTTCCGGCAAAGTGCTGCGCCGCGCGATCGTCGCGGTGTGCGAAGCGCGCGACCCCGGTGACCTGACCACCATGGAAGACCCTAACGCCCTCGAACAGATCAAGGAGTCACTGCAATGA